Proteins co-encoded in one Microbacterium hydrocarbonoxydans genomic window:
- a CDS encoding DUF1330 domain-containing protein — protein sequence MTAYLVFERDTTEDQQALDRYAAHADSTFEGHPVTALVDYGSHEVLEGPPIEGVVVLQFPDRESAKKWYFSDAYQKVAQDRFRGATYRAVLVDGVAAQA from the coding sequence GTGACCGCGTACCTCGTGTTCGAGCGCGACACCACCGAGGATCAGCAGGCCCTCGACCGCTATGCGGCACACGCCGACAGCACCTTCGAGGGACACCCCGTCACCGCCCTCGTCGACTACGGCTCCCACGAAGTTCTCGAGGGCCCTCCGATCGAGGGCGTGGTCGTTCTGCAGTTCCCCGACCGGGAGTCGGCGAAGAAGTGGTACTTCAGCGACGCGTATCAGAAGGTGGCGCAGGACCGCTTCCGCGGCGCGACCTACCGCGCAGTGCTCGTCGACGGGGTGGCCGCGCAGGCCTGA
- a CDS encoding helix-turn-helix domain-containing protein has protein sequence MDDPHKVVVLVLEGALPLDVGIPAEVFHADTGFPYEVSACGVVAGTVPSNGGFGYAVPLGLEALKDADTIIVPGYAPPGRPIPAEVCEALRDAASRGVRIASICYGAFALADAGLLDGLRATTHWDAAEKLAKRHPQIAVEPNVLFVDEGSVLTSAGAAAGLDLCLHIVRSDLGVGPANEIARGLVTAPYRSGGQAQYLPKTVDASQGETLAATREWALMQLAEPLTIAELAAHARMSARTFLRRFAEETGTTPLQWILRARVDTARELLESTRMPVDQIADQVGLGTGANLRLHFRRLLDTSPSEYRATFAGRS, from the coding sequence GTGGATGATCCGCACAAGGTGGTCGTTCTCGTGCTCGAGGGTGCGCTGCCCCTCGACGTCGGAATCCCCGCAGAGGTGTTCCACGCTGACACCGGCTTTCCGTACGAGGTGTCCGCCTGCGGCGTCGTCGCGGGAACCGTCCCCTCGAACGGCGGCTTCGGATATGCGGTCCCGCTCGGGCTCGAAGCGCTGAAGGATGCCGACACGATCATCGTCCCCGGATACGCGCCTCCAGGGAGACCGATCCCGGCAGAGGTGTGCGAGGCGCTCCGCGACGCAGCGTCTCGTGGCGTGCGCATCGCTTCGATCTGCTACGGCGCCTTCGCTCTGGCGGATGCCGGCCTGCTTGACGGCCTCCGTGCGACGACGCACTGGGATGCTGCGGAGAAGCTCGCGAAACGGCATCCGCAGATCGCCGTGGAGCCGAACGTGCTCTTCGTCGATGAGGGATCGGTGCTCACCTCCGCGGGGGCAGCCGCGGGCCTCGACCTCTGTCTGCACATCGTCCGCTCCGATCTGGGTGTCGGCCCGGCGAATGAGATCGCGCGGGGACTCGTCACTGCGCCGTATCGCTCAGGCGGACAGGCCCAGTACCTTCCGAAGACCGTGGACGCCTCTCAGGGCGAGACGCTCGCGGCGACCAGGGAATGGGCGCTGATGCAGCTCGCCGAGCCGCTCACGATCGCCGAACTCGCCGCGCACGCACGGATGTCGGCCCGCACCTTCCTGCGGCGATTCGCCGAAGAGACCGGTACGACACCTCTGCAATGGATTCTCCGCGCGCGAGTCGACACCGCCCGGGAGCTGCTCGAGAGCACGCGGATGCCCGTCGACCAGATCGCGGATCAGGTGGGCCTGGGCACCGGGGCGAACCTCCGACTGCACTTCCGCCGGTTGCTGGACACGTCGCCCTCCGAGTATCGCGCCACCTTCGCGGGACGGAGCTGA
- a CDS encoding alpha/beta hydrolase, with protein sequence MAIIAALAAVLAACTAPGGVPADDPRSTPIPALEQFHTQELAWEDCADYAITAQDEKYFPLVPEAECARMLVPMDYTDPDGDTASVAVVRVPARGESKGSLFFNPGGPGGAGLLGTIGASSLMTKSAVTESFDLIGFDPRGVGATEPAIDCKLTDGSAEGEDLLARIGSPIPTLTEDDTKELADRCAEGSGGMEALANVGTRTTAKDMDVLRAVLGEDQLNFLGQSYGTRLGAIYAEEFPENVRAMILDGAFDPALGSPERLLASYGGFQGSFEDLASFCATQADCPLGTDPSGWTAALQSILRPLVDNPVPAGDTELNFDAGLGGVLASFYSPDLWPLAIEGLREVQQGRGDQLLQLATGIAGISDEGQSSNMTDASLAINCADEDLPDADELAQLREDTYAQAPIMDPGTAADESTRDKCADFPVTGELRIPYAQDIADLPPTLVISLTGDAATPYEGAVELAKTLEGTLLTVEGEGHTVIGRGVSACADAIAATYLLDLELPENAPDLTCAAEQ encoded by the coding sequence GTGGCCATCATCGCAGCACTCGCGGCGGTGCTCGCGGCCTGCACAGCACCGGGCGGGGTGCCGGCGGATGACCCGCGCAGCACGCCGATCCCGGCACTCGAGCAGTTCCACACCCAGGAGCTGGCATGGGAGGACTGCGCCGACTACGCCATCACCGCTCAGGATGAGAAGTACTTCCCGCTCGTCCCGGAGGCCGAGTGCGCGCGGATGCTGGTCCCGATGGACTACACAGATCCGGATGGAGACACGGCATCCGTCGCCGTGGTGCGGGTACCTGCACGGGGCGAGTCCAAGGGTTCGCTCTTCTTCAACCCCGGCGGCCCCGGCGGCGCCGGTCTGCTCGGCACGATCGGCGCATCCTCGCTGATGACGAAGAGCGCGGTCACCGAGAGCTTCGACCTGATCGGCTTCGACCCCCGCGGTGTCGGGGCGACAGAACCCGCGATCGACTGCAAGCTCACCGACGGCTCCGCTGAGGGTGAGGACCTGCTCGCGAGGATCGGCTCCCCGATCCCGACCCTGACCGAGGATGACACGAAGGAACTCGCCGACCGGTGCGCGGAGGGCTCCGGTGGCATGGAGGCCCTCGCGAACGTGGGCACCCGCACCACGGCGAAAGACATGGATGTGCTGCGCGCGGTCCTCGGAGAGGACCAGTTGAACTTCCTCGGCCAGAGCTACGGCACTCGGCTGGGCGCGATCTACGCCGAGGAGTTCCCCGAGAACGTCCGGGCCATGATCCTCGACGGCGCCTTCGACCCGGCCCTCGGCTCGCCGGAGCGGCTGCTCGCGTCCTACGGCGGATTCCAGGGCTCGTTCGAAGACCTCGCCTCGTTCTGCGCCACCCAGGCAGACTGCCCCCTCGGGACCGATCCAAGCGGCTGGACCGCAGCCCTCCAGAGCATCCTTCGTCCCCTCGTCGACAACCCCGTGCCGGCGGGTGACACCGAACTGAACTTCGATGCGGGGCTCGGGGGCGTACTGGCCAGCTTCTACAGCCCCGACCTCTGGCCGCTGGCGATCGAGGGGCTGCGTGAGGTGCAGCAGGGTCGCGGCGATCAGCTGCTGCAGCTGGCGACCGGCATCGCCGGCATCTCCGACGAGGGGCAGAGCTCGAACATGACCGACGCATCCCTCGCGATCAACTGCGCCGATGAAGACCTGCCCGACGCGGACGAGCTCGCCCAGCTGCGCGAAGACACCTATGCGCAGGCGCCGATCATGGACCCGGGCACGGCGGCCGACGAGTCCACGCGCGACAAGTGTGCGGACTTCCCGGTCACGGGCGAGCTGCGCATCCCCTACGCGCAGGACATCGCAGATCTTCCGCCGACCTTGGTCATCTCGCTGACGGGCGATGCGGCGACGCCGTATGAGGGAGCCGTCGAACTCGCGAAGACGCTCGAGGGAACGCTCCTGACGGTGGAGGGCGAGGGACACACGGTGATCGGCAGGGGTGTGAGCGCCTGTGCCGACGCGATCGCCGCCACCTATCTCCTCGACCTCGAGCTCCCGGAGAACGCGCCGGACCTGACGTGTGCGGCAGAACAGTGA
- a CDS encoding RidA family protein — MTVQLSHPEGLLEQEEYSPVASAIGTRLVLLAGQASVTPSGAVTATDLAGQVHTALQNVAVGVTGAGGSVADVARLTIYVVGWTQEMAEPLFDGLARAQASEGYATPLPPITVIGVQALWTPELLVEIEAMAVLP, encoded by the coding sequence ATGACCGTGCAGCTCAGCCACCCCGAAGGTCTCCTCGAGCAGGAGGAGTACTCGCCGGTCGCCAGCGCGATCGGAACTCGACTGGTACTGCTCGCCGGGCAGGCATCCGTCACACCGTCCGGGGCGGTGACCGCGACCGACCTGGCAGGACAGGTCCACACCGCACTGCAGAACGTCGCCGTCGGCGTTACCGGAGCCGGTGGCTCCGTCGCCGACGTCGCTCGGCTCACGATCTACGTCGTGGGCTGGACACAGGAGATGGCGGAGCCGCTCTTCGACGGCCTGGCGCGAGCCCAGGCATCGGAGGGATATGCCACACCGCTGCCGCCGATCACCGTGATCGGCGTGCAAGCGCTGTGGACCCCGGAGCTGCTGGTCGAGATCGAAGCGATGGCCGTTCTGCCCTGA
- a CDS encoding carboxymuconolactone decarboxylase family protein produces the protein MRPYVDKVMPDAWAAAVAFSAAIREAAAQRGLAAQESELIKVRASQINACAFCLDLHCREARQSGISQQKLDMLPAWRESSLFDEREKAILAVAEAATVLPLTEESTADLSGALSVLGEPTFVAAEWVAVTINAFNRISILSEHPVRPRDVEGAVIRG, from the coding sequence ATGCGACCGTACGTGGACAAGGTCATGCCCGACGCGTGGGCGGCGGCCGTCGCATTCTCCGCGGCAATACGTGAGGCGGCGGCGCAGCGCGGCCTCGCGGCGCAGGAATCCGAGCTCATCAAGGTGCGGGCGTCTCAGATCAATGCGTGCGCCTTCTGCCTGGATCTGCATTGCCGCGAGGCCCGGCAATCCGGGATCTCTCAGCAGAAGCTCGACATGCTCCCCGCGTGGCGGGAGAGCTCGCTGTTCGACGAGCGGGAGAAGGCGATCCTCGCGGTGGCCGAGGCCGCCACGGTGCTTCCCCTCACGGAGGAGTCGACGGCGGATCTGTCCGGTGCGCTGTCGGTTCTGGGAGAGCCGACGTTCGTGGCAGCCGAGTGGGTCGCGGTGACGATCAACGCCTTCAATCGCATCTCCATACTCAGCGAGCACCCCGTGCGTCCTCGAGATGTCGAGGGTGCCGTCATCCGAGGGTGA
- a CDS encoding ABC transporter permease subunit: MSFSTTTPILTATGHDVSFGGTIRSEWIKLRSIRSTWWTYAVLVVIAVGVGIQMSSSTSFAWFDGEVAQIGQQAAGVNVVNISTDVNVLVVSVLGVLVIAGEYSTGMIRSTFTAVPRRVSALLAKALVFAALTFVIGALALAITIPFSIALLAANGIDVRLDDPHYWASMVGSLVYLVLIGLLAFGIGALLRNVVSGIATAIGLVLVLPLAVGLLAGVLESQIWLRNLTALLPFNLGRAMTTHPGYAEFSSPGSPVESPEGLWVLEPWQGALGLVVWVVALLIPAIVLLKGRDA, from the coding sequence ATGAGCTTCAGCACGACCACCCCGATCCTCACCGCCACCGGGCACGACGTCAGCTTCGGGGGCACCATCCGCTCCGAGTGGATCAAGCTCCGCAGCATCCGCTCCACGTGGTGGACGTACGCGGTCCTGGTCGTGATCGCCGTCGGGGTGGGAATCCAGATGTCGTCCTCGACGAGCTTCGCGTGGTTCGACGGAGAGGTCGCACAGATCGGCCAGCAGGCCGCCGGAGTGAACGTCGTGAACATCAGCACCGACGTCAACGTGCTCGTCGTGAGCGTGCTGGGTGTGCTGGTGATCGCGGGCGAATACAGCACCGGGATGATCAGATCCACTTTCACGGCGGTTCCCCGACGCGTATCCGCCCTTCTCGCCAAAGCATTGGTGTTCGCCGCCCTCACCTTCGTGATCGGCGCACTGGCGCTGGCCATCACGATTCCGTTCTCCATCGCGCTGCTCGCTGCGAACGGAATCGACGTACGTCTGGACGACCCGCACTACTGGGCTTCCATGGTCGGCAGCCTCGTCTACCTCGTGCTGATCGGACTCCTGGCCTTCGGCATCGGTGCCCTGCTCCGCAACGTGGTCAGCGGCATCGCCACAGCCATCGGCCTCGTACTGGTCCTGCCGCTCGCCGTCGGCCTGCTGGCCGGCGTTCTCGAGTCGCAGATCTGGTTGAGAAACCTCACGGCGTTGCTTCCCTTCAACCTGGGCCGCGCCATGACCACACATCCGGGCTACGCCGAGTTCTCCTCGCCCGGGTCGCCGGTCGAATCGCCGGAGGGACTCTGGGTTCTCGAGCCCTGGCAGGGGGCGCTCGGCCTCGTCGTCTGGGTGGTCGCGCTGCTCATCCCTGCGATCGTCTTGCTCAAGGGTCGCGACGCCTGA
- a CDS encoding histidine kinase, with translation MRRIVMGSVILAIAPLSVIGVVLTSTSWWEALFLALTLLFTTTLIKEWRLDGYTPRAVFLFVFAGAAYLYGAFSANSPISFMPFALVGALLVMKVRANRVWAVILLAIGVAALGAAALLTNPLTPALVVQFVVIPAFGTLYIAAVVFVGELAWRLVREAERAKEIESALAIAEERTRFAGDLHDIQGQSLHVIKLKAVLAQRLLKDDPMRADAELAEIRQLVDDTIAKTRELTYARYEIDLIAELENTRALAEASGMRVNIHADLGGDVEPHPLLAHTLREATTNLLRHADPTWVTITASPVGVEIANDGVPVGNEIHPRGLARLARRITDAGGELDFAQQDEIFTIRAGMAPRVSVPEAPGADEGERR, from the coding sequence ATGCGCCGCATCGTGATGGGCTCGGTGATCCTGGCGATCGCTCCGCTGTCGGTGATCGGCGTCGTCCTGACGAGCACCTCCTGGTGGGAGGCGCTGTTCCTCGCCCTCACCCTCCTCTTCACGACGACGCTCATCAAGGAGTGGCGCCTCGACGGATACACCCCTCGCGCGGTGTTCCTCTTCGTCTTCGCCGGAGCGGCCTACCTCTACGGCGCGTTCTCCGCGAACAGCCCCATCAGCTTCATGCCCTTCGCCCTCGTCGGCGCTCTCCTGGTGATGAAGGTGCGGGCGAATCGCGTGTGGGCGGTGATTCTGCTGGCGATCGGTGTGGCGGCACTCGGCGCGGCGGCACTGCTCACGAACCCCCTCACCCCCGCATTGGTTGTCCAGTTCGTCGTCATCCCCGCCTTCGGAACCCTCTACATCGCCGCGGTCGTCTTCGTGGGAGAGCTCGCGTGGAGGCTGGTGCGGGAGGCGGAACGCGCGAAGGAGATCGAGTCGGCGCTCGCGATCGCCGAGGAGCGAACCCGCTTCGCGGGCGACCTCCACGACATCCAGGGTCAGTCGCTGCACGTCATCAAACTCAAGGCCGTGCTCGCCCAGCGCCTCCTGAAAGACGATCCGATGCGGGCGGACGCGGAACTCGCGGAGATCCGACAACTGGTCGACGACACGATCGCCAAGACCCGCGAACTCACCTACGCGCGGTACGAGATCGATCTGATCGCCGAACTGGAGAACACCCGGGCTCTCGCCGAGGCATCCGGCATGCGGGTGAACATCCACGCGGACCTCGGCGGCGACGTCGAGCCCCACCCGCTCCTCGCCCACACCCTCCGGGAGGCGACGACCAATCTCCTGCGGCACGCGGATCCGACCTGGGTCACGATCACCGCGAGCCCCGTCGGAGTCGAAATCGCGAACGACGGCGTCCCCGTCGGGAACGAGATCCACCCGCGGGGTCTCGCTCGGCTCGCACGCCGGATCACGGACGCCGGCGGCGAGCTCGACTTCGCGCAGCAGGATGAGATCTTCACGATCCGAGCAGGGATGGCTCCCCGCGTCTCTGTGCCTGAGGCCCCAGGCGCCGACGAAGGAGAGCGACGATGA
- a CDS encoding response regulator transcription factor: MTEGNSIRIVLADDEQLVRYALGALLSLDGVITVVGEAADGAEAVTAVLRERPDVLVIDLEMPETDGLHAVEAILRDAPDQKILMLTRHARPGVLRRALKAGVRGFMSKSADPELIADVIRRLNEGGRWIDHDILEASVIDDSPLTERELDALRETQEGYSIKEIAARLHLAPGTVRNYLSSAMQKTHTASRQDAARNARARGWL, from the coding sequence ATGACCGAGGGCAACAGCATCCGGATCGTCCTCGCCGACGATGAGCAGCTCGTGCGCTACGCGCTCGGGGCGCTCTTGTCACTGGACGGCGTGATCACCGTCGTCGGCGAGGCTGCCGATGGGGCCGAGGCCGTGACGGCGGTGCTGCGCGAGCGGCCGGATGTTCTGGTGATCGACCTCGAGATGCCGGAGACCGACGGTCTTCACGCGGTCGAAGCGATCCTGCGTGATGCTCCAGATCAGAAGATCCTCATGCTGACGCGGCACGCGCGGCCCGGTGTCCTGCGGCGAGCGCTCAAGGCCGGCGTACGCGGGTTCATGAGCAAGTCGGCGGACCCGGAGCTGATCGCTGACGTCATCCGTCGCCTGAACGAGGGCGGCCGGTGGATAGATCACGACATCCTCGAGGCTTCGGTCATCGATGATTCCCCCCTCACCGAGCGCGAGCTCGACGCACTCCGCGAGACGCAGGAGGGGTACTCGATCAAGGAGATCGCCGCGCGGCTGCACCTGGCTCCGGGCACGGTGCGCAACTACCTCTCGAGTGCGATGCAGAAGACGCATACGGCATCACGGCAGGATGCTGCGCGCAATGCCCGGGCGCGGGGCTGGCTCTGA
- a CDS encoding serine hydrolase domain-containing protein, with translation MRYRRILGALTAAGLIAGSGVVAGSSARASMPTSAVRAALAETMELDGWPAALVAVRDEGDRVKTLASGVLELGETKKARAGDQVRIGSSTKTFTAVIVLQLVDEGLVSLDEPVETYLPGVVRHPDVTGAEITVRQLLQHTSGLPDMSGDIGQNLISWQHRYISPRASLDLAFTHPVENAPGEALSYSNANFILAGLLVEAVAGRPFAEELERRLLEPLGLDYTYFPEQGEEEIRGKHPHSYIPLADPPTDYTVFDPSWAHAAGAMVSTAEDMTTFFSALAEGELLPASLLAEMQQTIPADSIWPGAAYGLGLIAFELSCGVTAWGHGGDAPGTVSRVAATEDGRAAAIVVTKNGTEAAAEQRLRDLVDTAICAL, from the coding sequence ATGCGATATCGAAGGATTCTCGGTGCCCTGACCGCTGCGGGGCTCATCGCCGGAAGCGGTGTCGTCGCCGGATCGTCGGCGCGAGCCTCGATGCCCACCTCCGCCGTGCGTGCCGCCCTCGCCGAGACCATGGAGCTCGACGGGTGGCCTGCCGCGCTCGTCGCCGTCCGGGATGAAGGCGACCGCGTGAAGACGTTGGCGTCCGGAGTGCTCGAGCTCGGCGAGACGAAGAAGGCGCGCGCCGGAGATCAGGTGCGAATCGGCAGCAGCACGAAGACATTCACCGCCGTCATCGTCCTGCAGCTCGTCGATGAGGGCCTCGTCTCGCTCGACGAGCCGGTGGAGACGTACCTTCCCGGCGTCGTCCGCCACCCCGACGTGACGGGAGCGGAGATCACCGTGCGCCAGCTGCTGCAGCACACCAGCGGACTCCCCGACATGTCGGGTGACATCGGGCAGAACCTCATCTCTTGGCAGCATCGCTACATCTCGCCGCGGGCGTCGCTCGATCTCGCCTTCACGCATCCGGTCGAGAACGCGCCGGGAGAGGCGCTGAGCTACAGCAACGCGAACTTCATCCTCGCCGGTCTCCTCGTCGAGGCGGTCGCCGGACGGCCGTTCGCGGAAGAGCTCGAACGACGTCTGCTCGAGCCCCTCGGGCTGGACTACACCTACTTCCCGGAGCAGGGAGAGGAGGAGATCCGGGGAAAGCACCCGCACAGCTACATCCCGCTCGCGGATCCGCCGACCGACTACACCGTCTTCGATCCTTCGTGGGCGCACGCCGCCGGCGCGATGGTCTCGACGGCCGAGGATATGACGACGTTCTTCTCGGCGCTCGCCGAGGGAGAACTCCTTCCCGCGTCTCTTCTCGCGGAGATGCAGCAGACGATTCCGGCCGACTCGATCTGGCCGGGAGCGGCCTACGGCCTCGGTCTCATCGCCTTCGAGCTGAGCTGCGGAGTGACCGCATGGGGGCACGGCGGAGACGCGCCGGGCACCGTGAGCCGGGTCGCCGCCACGGAGGACGGCCGTGCGGCCGCGATCGTCGTCACCAAGAACGGAACAGAAGCGGCGGCGGAGCAGCGCCTGCGCGATCTCGTCGATACGGCCATCTGCGCGCTGTGA
- a CDS encoding ATP-binding cassette domain-containing protein, whose protein sequence is MIHAQSLTKRYGPKTAVDGIDFSVAAGRVTGFLGPNGAGKSTTMRMIVGLDHPTAGTVTVNGRRYQDHRAPLHQVGVLLEAKAVHPGRTARDHLLAMAATHRIGAKRVDEVIGLTGLDTVARKRVRGFSLGMGQRLGLAAALLGDPATLILDEPVNGLDPEGVVWVRGLARALAAEGRTVFLSSHLMSEMAQTADHLIVVGRGKVLADAPIAEILAQASGDIVRVRANDAVRLGALLSVQGAAVTAVDDDQLAVTGIPAPRIAEIAADARIAVYELTPVTTSLEEAYMDLTRHDLEFTTTPTRPEGDR, encoded by the coding sequence GTGATCCATGCTCAGTCCCTGACCAAACGCTACGGACCGAAGACCGCCGTCGACGGCATCGACTTCTCGGTCGCCGCGGGCAGGGTGACCGGATTCCTGGGCCCGAACGGGGCGGGAAAGTCGACGACGATGCGCATGATCGTCGGACTGGACCATCCGACCGCCGGCACGGTGACGGTCAACGGGCGGCGCTATCAGGACCATCGCGCACCTCTGCACCAGGTGGGAGTCCTCCTGGAAGCGAAGGCCGTGCACCCGGGTCGCACCGCCCGCGACCACCTGCTCGCCATGGCGGCGACGCACCGGATCGGAGCGAAGCGCGTCGACGAGGTCATCGGGCTCACGGGTCTCGATACGGTGGCGCGCAAGCGCGTGCGCGGCTTCTCGCTGGGTATGGGGCAGCGCCTCGGGCTCGCGGCCGCACTTCTCGGAGACCCGGCGACGCTGATCCTCGACGAGCCGGTCAACGGACTCGACCCCGAGGGCGTCGTGTGGGTGCGCGGTCTCGCTCGCGCGCTCGCCGCGGAGGGCCGCACGGTCTTCCTGTCATCGCATCTGATGAGCGAGATGGCGCAGACTGCCGACCATCTGATCGTGGTCGGCCGGGGGAAGGTCCTCGCCGATGCGCCCATCGCCGAGATCCTCGCCCAGGCGTCCGGCGACATCGTGCGAGTGCGCGCGAACGACGCAGTACGCCTCGGTGCGCTCCTCTCGGTACAGGGCGCCGCCGTCACCGCCGTCGACGACGACCAGCTCGCGGTCACCGGCATTCCCGCACCGCGCATCGCCGAGATCGCCGCCGACGCACGCATCGCGGTCTACGAGCTCACGCCGGTCACCACGTCGCTCGAGGAGGCCTACATGGACCTCACTCGCCATGACCTCGAATTCACGACCACCCCGACCCGTCCGGAGGGCGACCGATGA